A DNA window from Acidobacteriota bacterium contains the following coding sequences:
- a CDS encoding PqqD family protein, with product MRVEKSTPTIFTPLDDGTGVLLNLDTLFYYSLNRTGVVLWQELERGNPSTLDDLVRAICVRFEVDEDAAREEIGAFIGRLEEFRMVHVPD from the coding sequence ACCCACAATCTTTACGCCACTGGATGATGGAACGGGCGTGCTCCTTAACCTCGACACCCTCTTCTATTACAGCCTCAATCGCACTGGTGTTGTGCTTTGGCAGGAGTTAGAACGCGGCAATCCGTCCACACTCGATGATCTGGTTCGCGCGATTTGCGTGCGCTTCGAGGTGGACGAAGATGCGGCTCGCGAAGAAATCGGAGCTTTCATCGGGCGGCTCGAGGAATTCAGAATGGTCCATGTACCTGATTGA